A genomic region of Mus musculus strain C57BL/6J chromosome 7, GRCm38.p6 C57BL/6J contains the following coding sequences:
- the Cdkn1c gene encoding cyclin-dependent kinase inhibitor 1C isoform X4, whose translation MERLASSDTFPVIARSSACRSLFGPVDHEELGRELRMRLAELNAEDQNRWDFNFQQDVPLRGPGRLQWMEVDSESVPAFYRETVQVGRCRLQLGPRPPPVAVAVIPRSGPPAGEAPDGLEEAPEQPPSAPASAVVAEPTPPATPAPASDLTSDPIPEVTLVATSDPTPDPIPDANPDVATRDGEEQVPEQVSEQGEESGAEPGDELGTEPVSEQGEEQGAEPVEEKDEEPEEEQGAEPVEEQGAEPVEEQNGEPVEEQDENQEQRGQELKDQPLSGIPGRPAPGTAAANANDFFAKRKRTAQENKASNDVPPGCPSPNVAPGVGAVEQTPRKRLR comes from the exons ATGGAACGCTTGGCCTCCAGCGATACCTTCCCAGTGATAGCGCGTAGCAGCGCCTGCCGCAGCCTCTTCGGGCCTGTAGACCACGAGGAGCTGGGCCGCGAGCTGCGGATGCGCCTGGCCGAGCTGAACGCCGAGGACCAGAACCGCTGGGACTTCAACTTCCAGCAGGATGTGCCTCTTCGAGGCCCTGGTCGTCTGCAGTGGATGGAGGTGGACAGCGAGTCTGTGCCCGCCTTCTACCGCGAGACGGTGCAGGTGGGGCGCTGTCGCCTGCAGCTGGGGCCCCGGCCACCCCCGGTGGCCGTGGCTGTCATCCCGCGTTCTGGGCCGCCGGCTGGCGAGGCCCCCGACGGCCTAGAGGAGGCGCCTGAGCAGCCGCCCAGCGCCCCAGCCTCGGCCGTGGTCGCGGAGCCCACCCCACCCGCGACCCCGGCCCCGGCTTCAGATCTGACCTCAGACCCAATTCCGGAGGTGACCCTGGTCGCGACCTCCGACCCGACTCCGGACCCGATCCCGGACGCGAACCCGGACGTGGCGACTCGGGACGGCGAGGAACAGGTCCCTGAGCAGGTCTCTGAGCAGGGCGAGGAGTCGGGTGCTGAGCCGGGTGATGAGCTGGGAACTGAGCCGGTCTCTGAGCAGGGCGAGGAGCAGGGCGCAGAGCCGGTCGAGGAGAAGGACGAGGAGCCGGAGGAGGAGCAGGGCGCGGAGCCGGTCGAGGAGCAGGGTGCGGAGCCGGTCGAGGAGCAGAATGGGGAGCCGGTCGAGGAGCAGGACGAGAATCAAGAGCAGCGCGGCCAGGAGCTGAAGGACCAGCCTCTCTCGGGGATTCCAGGACGTCCTGCACCCGGGACTGCTGCGGCCAATGCGAACG ACTTCTTCGCCAAGCGCAAGAGAACTGCGCAGGAGAACAAGGCGTCGAACGACGTCCCTCCAGGGTGTCCCTCTCCAAACGTGGCTCCTGGGGTGGGCGCGGTGGAGCAGACCCCGCGCAAACGTCTGAGATGA
- the Cdkn1c gene encoding cyclin-dependent kinase inhibitor 1C isoform X3, with the protein MERLASSDTFPVIARSSACRSLFGPVDHEELGRELRMRLAELNAEDQNRWDFNFQQDVPLRGPGRLQWMEVDSESVPAFYRETVQVGRCRLQLGPRPPPVAVAVIPRSGPPAGEAPDGLEEAPEQPPSAPASAVVAEPTPPATPAPASDLTSDPIPEVTLVATSDPTPDPIPDANPDVATRDGEEQVPEQVSEQGEESGAEPGDELGTEPVSEQGEEQGAEPVEEKDEEPEEEQGAEPVEEQGAEPVEEQNGEPVEEQDENQEQRGQELKDQPLSGIPGRPAPGTAAANANGAIKKLSGPLISDFFAKRKRTAQENKASNDVPPGCPSPNVAPGVGAVEQTPRKRLR; encoded by the exons ATGGAACGCTTGGCCTCCAGCGATACCTTCCCAGTGATAGCGCGTAGCAGCGCCTGCCGCAGCCTCTTCGGGCCTGTAGACCACGAGGAGCTGGGCCGCGAGCTGCGGATGCGCCTGGCCGAGCTGAACGCCGAGGACCAGAACCGCTGGGACTTCAACTTCCAGCAGGATGTGCCTCTTCGAGGCCCTGGTCGTCTGCAGTGGATGGAGGTGGACAGCGAGTCTGTGCCCGCCTTCTACCGCGAGACGGTGCAGGTGGGGCGCTGTCGCCTGCAGCTGGGGCCCCGGCCACCCCCGGTGGCCGTGGCTGTCATCCCGCGTTCTGGGCCGCCGGCTGGCGAGGCCCCCGACGGCCTAGAGGAGGCGCCTGAGCAGCCGCCCAGCGCCCCAGCCTCGGCCGTGGTCGCGGAGCCCACCCCACCCGCGACCCCGGCCCCGGCTTCAGATCTGACCTCAGACCCAATTCCGGAGGTGACCCTGGTCGCGACCTCCGACCCGACTCCGGACCCGATCCCGGACGCGAACCCGGACGTGGCGACTCGGGACGGCGAGGAACAGGTCCCTGAGCAGGTCTCTGAGCAGGGCGAGGAGTCGGGTGCTGAGCCGGGTGATGAGCTGGGAACTGAGCCGGTCTCTGAGCAGGGCGAGGAGCAGGGCGCAGAGCCGGTCGAGGAGAAGGACGAGGAGCCGGAGGAGGAGCAGGGCGCGGAGCCGGTCGAGGAGCAGGGTGCGGAGCCGGTCGAGGAGCAGAATGGGGAGCCGGTCGAGGAGCAGGACGAGAATCAAGAGCAGCGCGGCCAGGAGCTGAAGGACCAGCCTCTCTCGGGGATTCCAGGACGTCCTGCACCCGGGACTGCTGCGGCCAATGCGAACGGTGCGATCAAGAAGCTGTCGGGGCCTCTCATCTCCG ACTTCTTCGCCAAGCGCAAGAGAACTGCGCAGGAGAACAAGGCGTCGAACGACGTCCCTCCAGGGTGTCCCTCTCCAAACGTGGCTCCTGGGGTGGGCGCGGTGGAGCAGACCCCGCGCAAACGTCTGAGATGA
- the Cdkn1c gene encoding cyclin-dependent kinase inhibitor 1C isoform 1 (isoform 1 is encoded by transcript variant 1), with the protein MGMSDVYLRSRTAMERLASSDTFPVIARSSACRSLFGPVDHEELGRELRMRLAELNAEDQNRWDFNFQQDVPLRGPGRLQWMEVDSESVPAFYRETVQVGRCRLQLGPRPPPVAVAVIPRSGPPAGEAPDGLEEAPEQPPSAPASAVVAEPTPPATPAPASDLTSDPIPEVTLVATSDPTPDPIPDANPDVATRDGEEQVPEQVSEQGEESGAEPGDELGTEPVSEQGEEQGAEPVEEKDEEPEEEQGAEPVEEQGAEPVEEQNGEPVEEQDENQEQRGQELKDQPLSGIPGRPAPGTAAANANDFFAKRKRTAQENKASNDVPPGCPSPNVAPGVGAVEQTPRKRLR; encoded by the exons ATGGGCATGTCCGACGTGTACCTCCGCAGCAGAACAGCGATGGAACGCTTGGCCTCCAGCGATACCTTCCCAGTGATAGCGCGTAGCAGCGCCTGCCGCAGCCTCTTCGGGCCTGTAGACCACGAGGAGCTGGGCCGCGAGCTGCGGATGCGCCTGGCCGAGCTGAACGCCGAGGACCAGAACCGCTGGGACTTCAACTTCCAGCAGGATGTGCCTCTTCGAGGCCCTGGTCGTCTGCAGTGGATGGAGGTGGACAGCGAGTCTGTGCCCGCCTTCTACCGCGAGACGGTGCAGGTGGGGCGCTGTCGCCTGCAGCTGGGGCCCCGGCCACCCCCGGTGGCCGTGGCTGTCATCCCGCGTTCTGGGCCGCCGGCTGGCGAGGCCCCCGACGGCCTAGAGGAGGCGCCTGAGCAGCCGCCCAGCGCCCCAGCCTCGGCCGTGGTCGCGGAGCCCACCCCACCCGCGACCCCGGCCCCGGCTTCAGATCTGACCTCAGACCCAATTCCGGAGGTGACCCTGGTCGCGACCTCCGACCCGACTCCGGACCCGATCCCGGACGCGAACCCGGACGTGGCGACTCGGGACGGCGAGGAACAGGTCCCTGAGCAGGTCTCTGAGCAGGGCGAGGAGTCGGGTGCTGAGCCGGGTGATGAGCTGGGAACTGAGCCGGTCTCTGAGCAGGGCGAGGAGCAGGGCGCAGAGCCGGTCGAGGAGAAGGACGAGGAGCCGGAGGAGGAGCAGGGCGCGGAGCCGGTCGAGGAGCAGGGTGCGGAGCCGGTCGAGGAGCAGAATGGGGAGCCGGTCGAGGAGCAGGACGAGAATCAAGAGCAGCGCGGCCAGGAGCTGAAGGACCAGCCTCTCTCGGGGATTCCAGGACGTCCTGCACCCGGGACTGCTGCGGCCAATGCGAACG ACTTCTTCGCCAAGCGCAAGAGAACTGCGCAGGAGAACAAGGCGTCGAACGACGTCCCTCCAGGGTGTCCCTCTCCAAACGTGGCTCCTGGGGTGGGCGCGGTGGAGCAGACCCCGCGCAAACGTCTGAGATGA
- the Cdkn1c gene encoding cyclin-dependent kinase inhibitor 1C isoform X1, with protein sequence MGMSDVYLRSRTAMERLASSDTFPVIARSSACRSLFGPVDHEELGRELRMRLAELNAEDQNRWDFNFQQDVPLRGPGRLQWMEVDSESVPAFYRETVQVGRCRLQLGPRPPPVAVAVIPRSGPPAGEAPDGLEEAPEQPPSAPASAVVAEPTPPATPAPASDLTSDPIPEVTLVATSDPTPDPIPDANPDVATRDGEEQVPEQVSEQGEESGAEPGDELGTEPVSEQGEEQGAEPVEEKDEEPEEEQGAEPVEEQGAEPVEEQNGEPVEEQDENQEQRGQELKDQPLSGIPGRPAPGTAAANANGAIKKLSGPLISDFFAKRKRTAQENKASNDVPPGCPSPNVAPGVGAVEQTPRKRLR encoded by the exons ATGGGCATGTCCGACGTGTACCTCCGCAGCAGAACAGCGATGGAACGCTTGGCCTCCAGCGATACCTTCCCAGTGATAGCGCGTAGCAGCGCCTGCCGCAGCCTCTTCGGGCCTGTAGACCACGAGGAGCTGGGCCGCGAGCTGCGGATGCGCCTGGCCGAGCTGAACGCCGAGGACCAGAACCGCTGGGACTTCAACTTCCAGCAGGATGTGCCTCTTCGAGGCCCTGGTCGTCTGCAGTGGATGGAGGTGGACAGCGAGTCTGTGCCCGCCTTCTACCGCGAGACGGTGCAGGTGGGGCGCTGTCGCCTGCAGCTGGGGCCCCGGCCACCCCCGGTGGCCGTGGCTGTCATCCCGCGTTCTGGGCCGCCGGCTGGCGAGGCCCCCGACGGCCTAGAGGAGGCGCCTGAGCAGCCGCCCAGCGCCCCAGCCTCGGCCGTGGTCGCGGAGCCCACCCCACCCGCGACCCCGGCCCCGGCTTCAGATCTGACCTCAGACCCAATTCCGGAGGTGACCCTGGTCGCGACCTCCGACCCGACTCCGGACCCGATCCCGGACGCGAACCCGGACGTGGCGACTCGGGACGGCGAGGAACAGGTCCCTGAGCAGGTCTCTGAGCAGGGCGAGGAGTCGGGTGCTGAGCCGGGTGATGAGCTGGGAACTGAGCCGGTCTCTGAGCAGGGCGAGGAGCAGGGCGCAGAGCCGGTCGAGGAGAAGGACGAGGAGCCGGAGGAGGAGCAGGGCGCGGAGCCGGTCGAGGAGCAGGGTGCGGAGCCGGTCGAGGAGCAGAATGGGGAGCCGGTCGAGGAGCAGGACGAGAATCAAGAGCAGCGCGGCCAGGAGCTGAAGGACCAGCCTCTCTCGGGGATTCCAGGACGTCCTGCACCCGGGACTGCTGCGGCCAATGCGAACGGTGCGATCAAGAAGCTGTCGGGGCCTCTCATCTCCG ACTTCTTCGCCAAGCGCAAGAGAACTGCGCAGGAGAACAAGGCGTCGAACGACGTCCCTCCAGGGTGTCCCTCTCCAAACGTGGCTCCTGGGGTGGGCGCGGTGGAGCAGACCCCGCGCAAACGTCTGAGATGA